The Ziziphus jujuba cultivar Dongzao chromosome 5, ASM3175591v1 genome segment GACATAAACAAATGTCTCAAGCGATGCTGAAGTTAGTCAGGTTTTAGAAATTGTTGAAGAGTAAAGTGGAAAATCATTGGACATAACTGAATTGAGAGGTATGAACATGtttgatatattatatcttaAGTGAAATtacatggatttttatttaatgttctGATGTATGTATATTGGAACTTTCAAAATTAGATGTCTAGAAATATTGACGATGCTAAGATAGAACAAGTGAACAATGAAGATAAAGTCTTAGCTAATGAAACAATGCAACAAATAAACTAAAGCTAATGGCTTTCAAAAGTACAGGTGAGGCAGATCCAATAGTGCTGAATGTTGAATATTAAGAGCTTGATGAAGGAAGTACGAAGCAGCTTGCCAAGCTTAAAGACAATGCTTAGTTTGTCATCACATGAGCCATCTTTTTGTTAATGTTGACATGATAGATTACTATCAGTTCATAAGTAGATTATTATCAGCCTTTTGTGAACTCATAGCACATTTTGACTATATTATGATAGTAACACTAACATTATATTTTGTACATTGCAAgatgtaataaaaaattgatttaggtataacctaatacatttctattaaatcttgcaatttATTTTAGGAAGATAGTAATGATCCTAAGATAGTTTCATCTATGACACAAGTATTTTATGACAACTTTTTTGTTTAATGAAAGTAAAATAGTAATTATGAGTTTTTAAGATTGTACTTATATTTTCtatgatcattttttatttttttgcttcttgTAGTTAATATATAAGTCCATAGATGATTTAATCTCATAATAATGGActagaatcaaaataaattgtttacgttttaattagttttaaaattaatttattctcagTAAATAGCTAAAGACATTTCAATATTGATCagtgtatttaaaaaaaaaaattgcaaggaTGAAGCTAGAATCTAATTAGGAATGGTAATGGTTTTTGCTTTCTTTATGTCTGTTAATAGTTTAAGATTAAATCCttctaaaaaaattggaaaatattaattaaaaatattaatttaacaactttttaattcaaacttttccaaattaattaaaaactattaaacatccaaattTTAATCCAAGCCAATGGACGTGGCCATACCTAGTCCTTTGTCTATACTATAAATGAGAAGTGCTCACaaattttggtctttttttacTATTCAAAATGGTTAAAAAACGACTGCACCTTCTGCgctttgcattttgttttgttttgaattttttttaaattttatttactattaaCATGCTGTCGTTTATAGTCGAGATACCCAAACCTACGCTTTTGTTGTTTTCCTCCCAAAATGGTATGCCAAGGATATAATAGTGACTTTACGTACATTagaaaacaaaagtgcagtgtCAGAGAGTACAACGTTGCAGTGTCAGAGAGTATAACGCTTTTGTGGAGATGGTGTATCTACAGTATGGGAAGGATTCTGCAAAGTTAAGGGAGGGGTGTACTAGGGTATGGGTTGTATTGATTCTTGCAATGGGAAAGGTGTACTTTGCCATTGTTTTGGTTTGCTCCTTAAGGTGTGAATCTGAGACCTCAAGAAATTATCAGAGTTAAAGTTGGTTGCAGTGATGAGGATGTCAAGAAGCAACAGAaacgaggaggaggaggagaaagaAAGGCCATACAAGACGAATGCACTGACTTTTACTTCATTCTTCACGGCTAGAACCAGGGTagcttcaatctttttttttctttttttaattttttacttaataCATGAACCCTTTGATCTCTGTCTTTGAAGAAACTccctatttctttttctttctctctctctctctctctctgtattcTCTGTTCTAGCATCTCACCGAATCCTCATCCCCACCacacaaaagggaaaaaaaaaataaaaaaaaaagaaaacaaaaaagaaaatgtcttCCCTAAACAAGCTCTAGGGGATGGATTTGATGAAACGGTATATCCTTTGTGTATACTATAAATGGGAAGTGCTGACGAGTTTTGGTCTTTTCTTactattcaaaatatattatataaatatgagtGGTAGGAAATCGCTTTAACGCTTTCCCTTCCTCGACTCCGTGTGAGCACCTCTTGGCCATTGTCGAGCACGGTGAGCATATACTCAAAACGGTAGCCCTGATTACAGAAGAACCGCTCCATAAATCTCCTCTTAGATTTTATTGGAGAACAGAACAACATTAGGtattctctctccctctcctccGCTTTTCCCTCTTCCTTCTTTTATGTTTCTTCAATTTTAAACTTATTTATATTCATTTCTTGCTTTTATTtcttggtccttttttttttcccttcctaaGAATCGGCAAGGCTTGAtgattttacaaagaaaataataataataataataactaaaaaaaaaagtggcagCGTCACAGAATAGAGAGGAAGAGGGTTGTGACTTGGAAGAGAGATTTTGTAGAGCATATCAATTGGAAATCCCTGGTCTTGGCCGGGAGCGATTCAGATCTCTGGCATTTTGAATtccattttatactttttatccAAAAACAATCCAAGCCATGTTGCGGGAAAGACCCAGAAGAGGCACTCTGCCTCCTGCTCAAGAGGTACACCAACCTTCTACAATTAATTTCTCTTCCTCAGATTAACgttttagtttttgtatttGGTTCTCGAGAAAACTAAAAAACTAGAATAtctcattttatgtttttgtgggATGGGgctgaagtttttatttttaattttttttttgcgagCCAAATATCGAGTGAAACAAAAATTTATGGAGTTCTATATTTTGCTTACTAAACTATAAATGAAAATTCCTAAGATTATAAGTATGCTCaatttcttcccccccccccccccccccttccctTCCTCCTCCCTAGATATTTGATAGCTGTTAAATGGTGCGTGGTTTTTACATTGGATTTGGTTAGTCGTTAAATGGAACATGCTTAAATCCTTATGGATGATGGCAGAAAAATGATCAAGTAAGCTGCTTTTGGTTTATGGGATATGGGATATCGAAGTAACACAAAAGATGgctcattttgttatttttctttgttttgtgttgCAATTCTTAAACGCGATCTCcgtttaagtttgatttttgagtttcaaagaatgatgattaatttcaattgctaatttttgtgGATCTCAATCATTATGGCAACTAAATATCCGAAATTACTCAAAAGACATGGAGTTTTTCTTGCAACAAATCTCGTTATTTTGGCTAGCAAGCATGATCCTCAATCATAATGTAGCctgtttttgcttttaaatgCAGCATATTGACAAATGAGTAAAAGTTGTAGAATGGGTAATTGCTATGGGGCTCAACAAATGTACAAATCGATCAGTGCAAGGTAtaatcatttcttttttctgttttattgtTGTCCTATACATTTAGATCAAAACTTTATCTTATGTTTCACACCTgagatgaaaaatataattctatTGATTATAAATTCTTCATGCATAATTAATTAGTGTGTTTTTAATGGGGAAATAAACCCAGTAGTTGTTACTTACTATCATATATGTAGATGAATTAGTCTGCCCTTATGATTTCATAATGGTCATTTTTCTTCTATGTAACAAgctatctttattattaattcaggTATACACCACTGATGAAAGTCGTGCATGCTTTATTGCAGATATGCATCTGCACAGAGGTATTCTGAAGCATTGTATATCCTTCAGGTAGGTGCATGAATTCAGCTAGAACATGGGCAGGTCATATAATTATGAACACTTGAATATTTGCATGATATCTTCCCTTCATTTAGATATAACTTTATGCCACTTGAGCACATCCATTGCAAGTATCTAGGATAGGGCTTGCAATATGATAAATTGGATTGAGTTTTAGCCTACCGTTCAACCATTAGGTCCATGTCTATCCTGGTTAACATGTGTGTCTTCATCCATCTGACTTATTATATGTGAaccttatttcattttttttttaaattataatatatctatagtTGAGATAAGTGCTGCTGAGGCTCTGTATGATCTGTACATCTTGGACCATATCATAACAAAGGAAAAGTTCTTTATGATGATGAAACGTTTGGTCAGTTTTTAACTTGTGATGTAGTATTATATGCTTGTCAATTTTCTCTTGGTTGGTTCTTACCTTTCACTATTATGATGAGTACTTGTTGAGTTTCCCTTGGTGGTTATAATTACTTTGTTTCATCTTATGCTATATATTGTGAAGTCTTCTAATATGAAAGAAACTGCATCACATGATTATATGGCGATTTATGGTTTTTGGTCTATTTAACATTTATGGTGTTGTCTTTCTTggtaattatgataaaatatttttcttaaatcgtGCCAGGAAAATTTATGAGAAGTTTCCTAAGATTCCTATTGCGGCACTAATTTAACCGAAGATCAGGACATCCAATGACTTTCTGAAGCAATTGGGGATGCAAAAACACGTGTAGAGGGTTGCTCATCATTTTTAAAAGCTGCTATTAAGTGAGACAATATGCCATTAACATGCCTCTGTCACCATAAACTTCTTTGCCTAGAAGTAATGGTTTGGAAAGGATACATGTGAAAAATAATCTCTAGGATATTTATCCTAGGAAGaaggaaaaagcaaaagaaaaattaacgggagttttaataaatatatatgatatattatttatattatttgttgaaaattatgttaaataaaaagtattttgcTTTATCTTGTGGATCAAATATTTAACATCCATATAAAgtaattcttttgtttttagaggtgtgaatatatatataaacacatatatacatatacatatggtTAACACTTTTACACATCAATACATGTGCAAAGCACGTGGGCCAAACCTAGTCCTTAGTCTATAATATAAATGAGAAGAGCCAAAGGATTTGGTCATGTTTTACTATTTATAATGGTTCAAAAACGACCATTTTTTTTtgcgttttattttattttgtgcttTCAGTTTGCATATCCATAAATACCCATAGAGATCATTTTATTTCCTTATATTTAGATATGTCTTTTggaaatttgaagaaatttgaGGGTTGTTAACGTCTTTTTAAGTATCTACCAACTTTTGTACGGGAAGTTGAATTTTTCCTCACCTGTGCATTCTTCATTCCTCCTTCCATTGAAGCTcagattcacccaaaaaaaaaaaaaaaaaacagaagaaaagaaaagaaaaagaactctGGGATGTGCTTCAAGTTCGCTTGGGTCATCTGGTGAGtgtatatcatattttattttttctttctttccttatttattCTTCCTTCCTCCTCAACAATCCTCTGCTTCgtggtctctctctctttctctctctctaatggGCTTTCCATTTTCCCCCAAACTCTATATTCTCTTCCTGTATGTCTACAAGTATGCATATTCATGTATAGATTGGGTTTTTTTTCTGCCTTTCAATTTGGACCAAGTTTATTTATCTGTttcaattttagagaaaataagATTAgggtttgtattttatttgtttgttattgGAAGCCGTGTGAACCTTTTAGTTGGTTTTGGAATTTAGTATTGTTTCAATGTAGTCATTAACTTGGAATCTATTGATCATATTTGATAAGCGTGGTGAAATTATTAAAGAATTTTGGGTTatgatttatcttatttatgAATGTAGAGACAATGAAACCCCAAATAGGGTGATCAAGGTTTTCCATGTGTTGTTGTGTGGAAATAAAATGCTTTTTGTAGTTGATGTGGGTTAACTTTTAggagtggggaaaaaaaaaaaaaaaccaaagtaaTCATGTCGTAGCTGGTGTCTTGGAGTGGTGGAAATCTTGATTGAGTTTATTTTACAGAGCTGGAAGAATGCTTAGTTGTAGCTAAGCTATGCGTTTGGAACCTGAGCCAGTGGTTCACTATTATAATTCTATAATTGTAGTGGCATTTATGGTATGGAACCAGTATAGTATTTCTTAGCTGTTGAGTAAAAGGACCCTGACTAGACTGGTtcatggagagagagagagagagaaacaaaaaaaagaaatcgaaaagaaaagaaagagtgagagaaagtaagagagagagagtaatgtAATGTGTGATTTGTCATGGAGGCTATGTTTTTTGAAATGTCAGTTTTACTCCTTCCCCTTCTTTATAGTTTCCAAACTCGCCCAGAAGGCCCATGTTTGTCCAATTTATATTATTCAAAGTagtttcaatttccttttaatcTTCTTAGTTGATAAAGATAAAGAAGGTCAAGCTTTTTTagctttatgttatatttttgttttatctttaacttttgttggatattagaagtttgttatttaaaaaaaaattagcaagtgtagtttttttattttttataattatattcttTGCTAATGTttctctataattttttttttttaaggtgttAACTCTCCTACATCTTACATTTGGCCTCACTTTTATTTGTTAACAAGGTTGGCAAGTTcaggtatttatatatatatatatatatgttattatttgatttttttaacctaaaaaaGAGTGTAGATTTTGGCTCTTTTGTTCCttagaaatttgatttgttGTCTTGTTTTATCTTTAATATGTGTTGGATACTAgaagtttatttaaaaaaaaataaaaaattagcaagtgtagtttttttatttattataagtaTATACTTTGGTAatgtttctttgtaattttttttttttaggtgttaACTCTGCAACGTCTTACATTTGGCCTCACTTTTGTTTATTAACAAGTTTGGCAAGTTtaggtatttatatttatatataggctaaggatttgattttttaaccTAAAAAAGAGTGTAGATTTTGGCTCTTTTGTTCTTTAGAAATTTGATTTGctgttttgttttatctttaatatgtgttggatattagaagtttatttaaaaaaaaataaaaattagcaagtgtagttttttttttattttttataagtttatacTTTGCTAATGtttctttttaaatctttttttttttaggcgtTAACTTTGCTGCATCTTACATTTGGCTTCACTTTTGTTTGATAAGAAGTTTGATAAGTTcaggtatttatatttatatatagactaaggatttgattttttaaccTAAAAAAGAGTGTAGATTTTGGCTCTTTTGTTCCTTAGAAATTTGATTTGCTGTCTTGTTTTATCTTTAATATGTGTTGGATATTagaagtttatttttaaaaaaaaaaaattagcaagtgtagttttttttttttttataagtatataCTTTGCTAatgtttctttgtaatttttttttttttaggtgttaACTCTGGAACATCTTCCATTTGGCCTCACTTTTGTTTATTAACAAGTTTGACAAGTTcaggtatttatatttatatatagactaaggatttgattttttaaccTAAAAAAGAGTGCAGATTTTGGCTCTTTTGTTCCTTAGAAATTTGGTTTGCTATCTTGTTTTATCTTTAATATGTGTTGGATATTAgaagtttatttaaaaaaaaaaaattagcaagtgtagttttttttttttttttataaatatatactttgttaatgtttctttttaaatctttttttttttaggcgtTAACTCTGCTGCATCTTACATTTGGCCTCATTTTTGTTTGTTAAGAAGTTTGGCaagttcaaatatttatatttatatatagactaaggatttgattttttaacGTAAAAAAGAGTGTAGATTTTGGCTCTTTTGTTCCTTAGAAATTTGATTTGCTGTCTTGTTTTATCTTTAATATGTGTTGGatattagaaatttattttaaaaaaaaaattagcaagtgtagtttttttttttataagtatataCTTTGCTAATGGttctttttaaatctttttttttttaggcgtTAACTCTGCTGCATCTTACATTTGGCCTCACTTTTGTTTGTTAAGAAGTTTGGCAAGTTcaggtatttatatttatatatagactaaggatttgattttttaaccTAAAAAAGAGTGTAGATTTTGGCTCTTTTGTTCCttagaaatttgatttgttgtcttgttttatctttaatatgtgttggatattagaagtttatttaaaaaaaaaaattagcaagtttttttttttttataagtatataCTTTGCTAatgtttctttgtaattttttttttttttaggtgttaACTCTGCAATATCTTACATTTGGCctcatttttgtttattaacaAGTTTGGCAAGTTcaggtatttatatttatatatagactaaggatttgattttttaaccTACAAAAGAGTGTAGATTTTGGTTCTTTTGTTCCTTAGAAATTTGATTTGCTATCTTGTTTTATCTTTAATATGTGTTGGATATTAgaagtttatttaaaaaaaaaaattagcaagtgtagttttttttttttttcttttaagtataTACTTTGCTAATGTTTCttcttaaatctttttttttttaggcgtTAACTCTGCTGCATCTTACATTTGGCCTCACTTTTGTTTGTTAAGAAGTTTGGCAAGTTCAGGTATTTATACATTTGGCCTCACTTtttaggtgttttttttttgataaaaaaatagcaagtgtgattttctttttctttttttttccattttttgtttataattatttataattaagttCTTTGCTGATGTCTCTgtaaacattttgttttttaggtgTTCCTTGTTGCTATAGCTTAAATTTGGCCTCACTTTTGTTTATTAGAGAGTTTGGTAAGcttgtatatattttcaattctaATTTATCATTGATAGGTGAGagtatggaaaaacaaaaacaagatcaacaaaaatatgatagtaTGTCAAATgctaaaagagaagaaaaaaataaaaaccgaaGAGAGAAAAGGCTATTACGTAATGAATTACTAAACATAAATGTTAGACGAGATcgtttatttttgaaaacttcatTTGTTGAATGTCACAGTAATAACATTGGAAACACATCTGAAGCAATGATAGGTGTtgatgaaggaagaagaaaagaagataattTAGGAATAGAAAACACCTATTCTAAAAAGAGCAAGTCAAATGGTATGCATATAAAAGATAATGATAATTTAGTAATAGTTAATAAGAAGGAAGaacaattaagaaaaagaagataaagatatgcaaaaaaatcgaaagggaaagaaaaaactaattaataagcaACAAACCAAAGAAGGAAATGCACATAATGAagtgttaaaaattatatatttaggaTCTTCATCAAATCAGGTTGGTATTAATGATGCAGAAAATTTACCCATTGGATATGTAACTAAGAGTGGCATAGTTAATGcacatttgaaaaatcaaattgaaaatgagTCATTAATATCTAATAAAGGAACAAGTGTTTGTGCGAAAAGAAAGCAATGAAAAAACATTTTGAAAGAAATAGTTAGTAGTGTGCATGTTCTATCAAATCCTACATTTTGTAATCATTGCAAtgctaaaatattacaatatgaACACAAGGGATTTTGTTATTCAAATGGAGAAGTTTTATTGGTTCATAATAAAATGCCTATTGAGTAGTATGAATTATTTACTTTAGATGCTGAAGAATCAaaagaatttagaaaatatgttagaaccTACAATAATACATTTGCTTTCACTTCTTTTGGTGTTAAATATGATAAACAACTTTGTATGAGAAATAAAGGTATTTACACTTTTCGTGTACAAGGACAGGTCTATCATTACATAAATGAATTGTTACCTATGGATAAGCAACCATTATAtctacaattatatttttatgacaCTGAACATGAGTTAGAAAATTGTCTTCGTTGTTCTAATTCAATGAATTTAATGTTGCTAcaaaaaataaccaatattcTTTCTATGAATCCTTATGTAAAGTTTTTTCGAAGCTTGaaagatattgaaaatttacaaaattattctATTCATATCAAATCTGATGTAGGATT includes the following:
- the LOC125422913 gene encoding uncharacterized protein LOC125422913, giving the protein MLRERPRRGTLPPAQEVYTTDESRACFIADMHLHRGILKHCISFRNLRVVNVFLSIYQLLYGKLNFSSPVHSSFLLPLKLRFTQKKKKKTEEKKRKRTLGCASSSLGSSGVNSPTSYIWPHFYLLTRLASSGVNFAASYIWLHFCLIRSLISSGVNSGTSSIWPHFCLLTSLTSSGVNSAASYIWPHFCLLRSLALTLLHLTFGLTFVC